From the Anolis sagrei isolate rAnoSag1 chromosome 12, rAnoSag1.mat, whole genome shotgun sequence genome, one window contains:
- the LOC137097701 gene encoding cocaine- and amphetamine-regulated transcript protein-like — protein MDRSRWLSLAFFSLGLMLATHWGQALARRAHEKDLLEELQEVLEKLQHKAVSSASWEKKLNLVPQCSLGGPCAVRKGPRIGKLCDCPAGAACKALLLKCL, from the exons ATGGACCGGTCCCGCTGGCTCTCCCTGGCCTTCTTCTCCTTGGGACTCATGTTGGCCACCCATTGGGGTCAAGCCCTGGCCCGCCGGGCCCACGAAAAGGACCTG CTGGAAGAGCTGCAGGAAGTCCTGGAGAAGCTCCAGCACAAGGCTGTCTCCTCCGCTTCTTGGGAGAAGAAGCTCAACCTGGTGCCccag tgCTCCTTGGGGGGCCCCTGTGCCGTGCGGAAGGGCCCCCGGATCGGCAAGCTGTGCGACTGCCCCGCCGGAGCCGCCTGCAAGGCCCTGCTCCTGAAATGCCtctga
- the JTB gene encoding protein JTB has translation MGPRWRLVVVGLFAGLLLLAASSLAEVASENEGKKSQGAVLGTTPCWRTGDFVVTLQCAPCTSFQSKTMPECGATGFVEQINCSASKKGEFKSCRSAAMEARLFWKFEGAMLGAAAAFALLVVCRQRLLDRKALEKVRKQIESI, from the exons ATGGGGCCAAGATGGCGGCTGGTGGTGGTGGGGCTCTTCGCggggctcctcctcctcgcggCCTCAAG TTTGGCTGAAGTGGCCTCTGAGAACGAAGGGAAGAAAAGCCAAG GCGCTGTGCTGGGGACGACGCCGTGTTGGCGGACGGGGGACTTTGTGGTGACGCTGCAGTGCGCCCCGTGCACCAGCTTCCAAAGC AAAACGATGCCCGAGTGCGGAGCGACCGGCTTCGTGGAGCAGATCAACTGCAGCGCTTCCAAGAAAGGAGAATTCAAGAG CTGCCGCTCGGCGGCCATGGAGGCGCGGCTCTTCTGGAAGTTTGAGGGCGCCATGCTGGGGGCGGCGGCGGCCTTTGCCCTCCTGGTGGTCTGCCGGCAGCGCCTGCTGGACCGCAAGGCCCTCGAGAAGGTCCGCAAGCAGATCGAGTCCATCTAG
- the CREB3L4 gene encoding cyclic AMP-responsive element-binding protein 3-like protein 4, which yields MPRSCPAPGRLPPSPPEDRAMIRSSSLDVLLEAEGPFPLPDHAYYGAWDPQGPLQAPDGGEDGDDLLLLLIDPNVACDPHGPESDSGISDDPRTESPNPRYAEAQDPSSTAVCEVVCDSGGAPFPDVAFAGTLGTWTPQTIIPGDGAPSAEQALTEEERRLLAQEGVSLQGGRPLSKVEERILKKVRRKIRNKRSAQDSRRRKKEYVDGLENRAAACAVQNQELRKKVQDLEVQNSSLLSQLQKLTGLIKQTSPKAAQTSTCLLLLLFWLGLFLLPSGRSFFGGTQLSRQGYKPSGGKSTLRDLTQFHPQTEEGLGVWQGLRICFPSPVISRHILHQGGLPDSEGDDGAAEGADGTKDRVPEQKAWAKASDPEPLRNNTTQEENGPVEKDSERQSHADEM from the exons ATGCCCAGATCCTGTCCTGCTCCAGGAAgacttcctccttctccacctgAAGACAG GGCGATGATCCGCTCCTCTTCCCTGGACGTTTTGCTGGAAGCCGAGGGACCCTTTCCGCTCCCGGACCACGCCTATTACGGGGcctgggacccccaagggccccTCCAG GCTCCAGACGGTGGCGAGGATGGAGACGATCTCCTCTTGCTGCTCATTGACCCCAACGTGGCCTGCGACCCCCACGGTCCGGAGAGCGACAGCGGGATCTCGGACGACCCCCGGACCGAGTCCCCCAATCCGAGATACGCGGAGGCGCAAGACCCATCGTCCACGGCTGTCTGCGAGGTCGTCTGTGACTCCGGAGGGGCGCCTTTCCCCGACGTCGCTTTTGCAGGGACCCTCG GGACCTGGACTCCGCAAACCATCATCCCCGGGGATGGAGCCCCGTCTGCAGAGCAG GCTCTGACGGAGGAGGAGCGCCGCTTGCTGGCCCAGGAAGGGGTCTCTCTCCAGGGGGGGCGGCCCCTCTCCAAG GTGGAGGAACGCATCCTGAAGAAGGTCCGGAGGAAGATCCGGAACAAGCGTTCGGCCCAAGACAGCCGCCGGCGCAAGAAGGAGTATGTCGACGGCCTGGAGAACCG ggcaGCGGCCTGTGCGGTCCAGAACCAAGAGCTGCGGAAGAAGGTCCAGGACCTCGAGGTGCAAAACAG TTCCCTCCTGTCCCAACTGCAAAAGCTGACCGGACTCATCAAGCAGACGTCCCCCAAGGCGGCCCAGACCAGCACGTGCCTCTTG CTGCTGCTCTTCTGGCTGGGCCTCTTCCTGCTTCCCAGCGGCCGCTCCTTCTTTGGGGGGACCCAGCTCAGCCGACAAGGGTACAAGCCCTCCGGAGGCAAGTCCACACTGCGGGATTTAACACAGTTCCATCCCCAGACAGAGGAGGGACTTGGGGTTTGGCAGGGTCTGAGGATCTGCTTTCCCTCCCCAGTGATTTCCAGGCACATCCTGCACCAGGGGGGCCTTCCCGACTCGGAAGGAGACGATGGCGCCGCCGAGGGAGCGGACGGAACCAAGGACCGGGTTCCTGAGCAGAAAGCCTGGGCCAAGGCATCCGATCCGGAACCACTCCGGAACAACACAACGCAAGAAGAGAACGGTCCGGTGGAGAAGGACTCCGAGAGGCAAAGCCACGCCGATGAGATGTAA